From the Hordeum vulgare subsp. vulgare chromosome 1H, MorexV3_pseudomolecules_assembly, whole genome shotgun sequence genome, the window CTGACAAAAAGATAAAAACTAACCTGATTATTAATTAATAAGGTAAAGGGATCAGATCTATTATATACTATTATCTATCATGcaaaaaaggaaaagataaaAGAAAGCATGTTAAAACTACTCTTCGTGAGGATGTAGCCTTCAATCGGCACTTGAGCATCCTATGGAGAAAAGCCCTTTATAGCCGGGAGTTGCTAAGCGTCGATCGGCAGATCTTTTAAAAGATCTGTCGCCTCGCGAGCCGTCGGATCTAACAGATTAAGTAGACGAGGATCACCTTCTATTATTGCAACACATATActtccttcgtttttaaatataagtccttttggATATTCTACTATTGAactatatatgaatgtatgtagacatattttaaggtataggttcattcattttgctccgtatttaGTCTTCTATTAAAatgtctacaaagacttatatttaggaacggagggagtagtattgtaGAAATTATGCAATACGGTTATGTTGCTGTTTTTTTGTAAACTGAGGTCATGTCGTAGATAATTTTTACAACAAATATTTTGTTACAAGTTGTTTTGAAACAGAAGTCTTGTACCAGCTAAATTTTCTTTTGCAATAGAAGTCGCgtctaaatttatttattttgttacaGTTTTTTTTTCAACAAAAACCTTGTTACAGAAACTAGTTGTAGCAGAGAACGAGCAGCTAGTAGCGAGCGCATCGACCGGAAGAAAGGCCGGTGCTCCCTTGCGACGGTGGCGCTACGATGGATGCAGTGCCTCGCGGTGAATGCAGCTGCTGGTGCTTCCCCGAGAGGCCGATGCAACCCGAGTTCGGGCGCACGACGATGACGAATGTTCATGATGGTGGCCGGTGGCTACAACGGCATCCACGTCGACATCCTGTCGTCAGCAAGCGTTGTTGCCAGTGTTGGAGTAGCGCGGCGAAGCATCTGCTTGAGAGGGAGTTCGAAAAAAGCACAAGTGAccattcgcaaaaaaaaaaagagcACAAGTGACGACTACTTTTGAGGGGATCCAGATCCAGATCCCATATCACACCAGTTGTTGCGgtggaggaaattgcaacaaccaCTCAATTGCAAAGCTAGTCTAGGTAATTTGCTTCTAGCCATCTGATCAGAATTAGATCCAACAGCCACGAAGGCGGCAGATGCATGCGTGTTATTAATGGGGTATTCTAATCATTGCCTGAGCTCATCGACGGATTACTATTATTTCGGCTCCATCTTACTGATTAATATTTAAGTGTCCTTTTTTATGGTACATATTTAAGTGTCTTTGAAGTGATTATATACCGCATGATTTTGTTTCTAACATCATGGGATGTTGTAATATTAAAAAATCATTCTTCAACATGTACATTCTGCCATATCATATTATTCACCCAAATCATTTAGCAATTGTAAAAATTACACAAAATGACATGAATATATAATACGTGATTTTTTAATACATATATTGATTTTTTATAGAGTAACCACAATCATTTACAGAAACTATATTTTTGAGATTAGAAACAAGTGCACATATGAACTATCATTAGGCGGCGTTCACGTGATTATATATATACCAGATGATTTTTATTCTTAAAACAATGATTTCACAATAATAAGAAAAACACACTTCAAAATGTATATACACATGTATCTCACAAAAAATACACATGTATGCCATATTTGTTTTTGCACCCACATACATAGTTGGAAAGAGGAGATAAGAGGGACCATATTAAAATTTGCTTTAGATTATTCTCTTAACTcgtcttagagcatctacaatcaTGGAGGGCAAATCTGTCCGCTCAAACGTCCGCATACGCGTACGGATGTATCCACAGACAATGATCGAGCACGCCACATATTTTGCTTGCACAACCGCGTGGCTCACATCAGAAAGCCCAAATTCATGCAATCCATGCAACACTATGTAGTTAAACTGGATCATAGCTCCTCGCCGGACAAAATGATCATAGTTCATACGACAAAGTTCTTAGAACATCAATAAAACTTAGATAAAATGGGTAAGGGAAGAGGAATTCATCATTTCGTTGCCAACTCCTTCCCCTTGTGGTCGTCGACAATGTTGTGCCCCTCTTCCATGTACATATCAGCATGTGACAGTGTGTCGTTTGCATCGAAGATGAAGCTGGAGCTGCCCATGACGTCAGAGTTGTCGGAGTGCGTTTGGCCCACGAGCCGTTGAAAGAGGGATAGGAGGACAGTCCTGACGTTTGAAGACGGTTTAAGACGGCCGAGCGGGTTATTTTGTTTTACCGGTCGATCCGTCCAAACCATTTAGAGCCGGTCTGAGATGTCCGGCTAGATGCTCTTGTACCTCCTTAAAATTTGCTCTGCTTAAAACAATCTCGGTCTGCATGCCCCCGAGGCTGCCCTACATCATGGTGAGTTTCTTCCTTCTCAACTTAAGAACTACTGGACCATGTTGAGTTTGGTTACTGCTAGCTGCAGGCCTACGTTCCACCTGAACCAATCACCCCACGGTAAAAGCATGCATACCCGTCAGGTCACTGTTGCCATGCCATGCCACGCCCACGCGTAGTCACGTCATATGGAAGAAGATGGCGACCGATGCAGGCGGCCTGGTTAGTTAAGTCCAAAACCGAATCAACATTCATCATTAACTAAGAGCCATAACTAAGAAAAGTGAGTTTTGAACACGTATGAGACTGACCGAGTCCTTCCTCCCCACAACACACACAGCAAGCCCTCCACTCTCTCTTCCTACGTTTTTCCACCACGATAGTAGACATTTCTCCGGGATCAAGCACCGCGCCGATCACCACGACACACACAACGCCTCCCTATATAACCACACGCGCCACGGACGTAGACCATACAGGCGTTCCCACCACTCCATTCGAGCTCCACGACCGAGGTCGTCAGCCGCGAGCTCCAAGGGAGATCAAGTCGACTCGACGTGCGTGCGCTATGGCCGAGCTGCCTCCCGGGTACCGCTTCTACCCCACGGAGGAGGAGCTGGTGCGCTTCTACCTCCGGCACATGCTCGACGGCAGCCGCCGCGACGACATCGAGCGCGTCATCCCCGTCGCCGACGTCTGTTCCCTCGACCCGTGGCAGCTCCCAGGCACGAACCAGGACATACATATACATGTGGAATAACGCATTGCCATTGCCGGCGAATTGCCAAGGGAGAGGTCCCATTGCTAACTGAGttgtgtgtgtgcgtgcgtgcAGAGGTGCACCGGGGCGCGTGCGCCGGCCACGGGGAGCCGTGGTTCTACTTCTGCGCGCGGCAGGAGCGGGAGGCGCGGGGCGGGCGGCCGAGCcgcacgacgccgtcaggctactGGAAGGCAGCGGGCACACCGGGGCTGGTCTACTCCGCCGGCGGCCACCCCGTCGGGACCAAGAAGACCATGGTGTTCTACCGTGGCCGGGCGCCCGCCGGGGCCAAGACCAAGTGGAAGATGAATGAGTACAGGGCCTTCGACGATGACGGCACCCATGCCGATGCCGCTGCTCCGGCACCAAACACTACTTTGGAGGTAATTAAAAATATAAACGCGTTTTTGTTAGATGATACTCAGTACCAGTATATGATAATCACTAGTAGTAGTTGCCATTCTTTTCGCCGATTCGCCATATGCTGGATGTTCTTTCATATGCAGTGAAGAGCCAATGCTGATTGCGAAAGCCTATGGCTGATTGACTATGCATATACGCAGTCAACTATCACATGAGATGTGAAGAAATATGCAAATCAGTTAGTAGTTACAGCATTTTTTAACGTCTATGCATTTTTGTGTGTTTGTTTGTAGGTGCGGAGCGAGTTCAGCTT encodes:
- the LOC123415408 gene encoding NAC domain-containing protein 90-like, with product MAELPPGYRFYPTEEELVRFYLRHMLDGSRRDDIERVIPVADVCSLDPWQLPEVHRGACAGHGEPWFYFCARQEREARGGRPSRTTPSGYWKAAGTPGLVYSAGGHPVGTKKTMVFYRGRAPAGAKTKWKMNEYRAFDDDGTHADAAAPAPNTTLEVRSEFSLCRLYTRSGSLRQFDRRPCTAVAGSGAEDPASSSAAAASANEVFEMGRGQKRKRHAANDHAPSNGDAYRSVVQQQQQQEVVGGADEQLTADDMTDWAELLHWIEYK